Proteins encoded together in one Nanoarchaeota archaeon window:
- the map gene encoding type II methionyl aminopeptidase, with translation MDTQTLDCYMRAGKIASQVREKSKKWIVSGAKLLDAAEKIESEITALGGELAFPANISLNEIAAHYTPIDNDSKVFQEGDMVKIDLGVHVEGYIADTAVTIYLGSDKKKLDLVDASKSALQAAISVVRPGAKIFELSGIIEATIRKSGFFPIANLTGHYLGKYIIHGAPSIPNVMNTSKAILNEGDVIAIEPFATDGSGEVKDTSRAMIFSFIRDVSPRSDSARNIQLFAKKLNGLPFSSRSIICVKGMLRENGLRELVSLGGLHTYPPLKEVVGGCISQAEHTVIVADEPIVTTK, from the coding sequence ATGGATACACAGACTCTTGATTGTTATATGCGCGCCGGAAAAATAGCCTCCCAAGTCCGTGAAAAATCAAAAAAATGGATTGTTTCCGGCGCAAAATTGCTTGATGCTGCAGAAAAAATAGAATCGGAAATAACGGCACTTGGCGGGGAACTGGCGTTTCCTGCAAATATCTCATTGAATGAAATCGCAGCGCATTACACTCCAATAGACAATGATTCAAAAGTTTTTCAAGAAGGCGACATGGTGAAGATAGACCTCGGAGTGCATGTTGAGGGATATATCGCAGACACTGCTGTAACAATTTACCTTGGCAGCGATAAAAAGAAACTTGATCTTGTTGATGCATCAAAATCTGCGCTCCAGGCTGCTATTTCTGTCGTGCGCCCTGGCGCAAAAATATTTGAACTTTCAGGAATTATTGAGGCCACAATACGAAAATCAGGGTTCTTTCCGATAGCAAACCTTACAGGGCATTATCTTGGAAAATACATAATTCATGGAGCGCCCAGCATCCCCAATGTCATGAATACTTCAAAAGCCATTCTGAATGAAGGTGATGTAATCGCAATAGAACCCTTTGCAACAGATGGCTCCGGCGAGGTTAAGGACACTTCGCGCGCAATGATTTTTAGTTTTATCCGGGATGTTTCTCCCCGTTCTGATAGTGCAAGGAACATACAATTGTTTGCAAAAAAGCTGAATGGTTTGCCATTTTCATCGAGAAGCATAATTTGTGTCAAAGGAATGCTGCGAGAAAACGGACTTCGTGAGCTTGTTTCTTTAGGGGGGCTTCACACATATCCTCCGTTAAAAGAAGTTGTTGGTGGCTGCATATCTCAGGCAGAGCATACAGTAATTGTAGCGGACGAGCCGATTGTGACGACAAAATAA
- the polC gene encoding DNA polymerase II large subunit: protein MQTDAQTQKYFDSIQKEVDNAYSIATAARAKGKDPETTVEILLAEDLAARVEGLVSTFFPTLFGSGLKEGIRVLEGKYGKNDERVALLIGRNVAIGKYGDFGTAEKFAEVGLRIAVAYLTLGVVTAPLEGISKVLIKKNDDGTDYLAVYYAGPIRSAGGTASAVSVLAADFIRKALKIGAYKPTEAEINRYFVEVEDYYTRVTAKQYHPTKEEMTAIIKNVPVEITGDPTEELEVSTCKDLPRVETNKIRGGMCLILLDGIPLKAEKVLGRVKKYPEEYDLKNWLWLADFVKLKNSIHAAKKVELKDNPNAAKYTPKDTYLSKVLAGRPIFSHPSKRGGFRLRYGRSRTGGLAATSLHPATMWLTEFIAVGTQLATEFPGKATVCAPCDTIDPPIVKLRNGTILELRTREEVKQHKTSVESILSLGDIVVPYGEFVSNNHMLMPSAYCKEWWLLELKKAISEKNSEYSYEKYALKPPTISEAFDIARELGIPLHPEYNFFWHDLSIGELKELIQWFSTATIENDAEGERAALAKAESFRILEILCTPCTVKDEKVILSGKSLGAYYSLGKPTKENVADILASIAQETSAMSAVSKLAGIRVRERGLTRIGIRMGRPEKAEKRLLKGKPQILFPCGIEGGKMRNLMEAYSSGKVTAEFPVFKCTSCGAENVFSMCPKCNVRGTPRNICQSCNSIVEATMHCNQPTKKYRKMTIKLKELLDEAFKNISVVQLPKLFKGVRGVSGPERSMEYLEKGVLRTKYELYVNKDGTTRYDASDISMTHFKPSELGVSVAKLKSIGYVNDYLGRPLENENQILELSVQDIVISDNEEFSSVNYMLNVSRFIDELLVKFYSLPPYYNMNSREDLVGQLVVGLAPHTSAGIVGRIVGFTRSKVCYAHPFWHAGKRRNCFFGNEKIIVHDGKEFRLSTIRELVETNLTDGVETDAFGTEYKTIAGLKTFAFNKLTKKFELSDMTHVSKHPAPQILLEIKTKCGRKIVVTPDHLLLNKCGEKIRAEDATEVLIPWQIENPITSDVEKIDLLDVVNNRNVMVRTEEQIFGNGTILSQISANLGMNYKTLTNYVYRKFYPLDIVEHFSQNLFENKKYFLGSKRDSISIKPEILLNEDFLCILGFYLAEGYTKKNQKNTHQISITATKARVKAYLETKIKDVFGLTPNTSGNAVTICSRFVYELFNYLEVGKDARSKRVPNFVYSLPKEKLAALLRGYFSGDGSCAIQSTLEVNVTSVNKWLIDSVSVILMFLGIKHSIYEENREIKSELILKFYGKPKFLHSYKIRLYGDDARKYIETIGFVEDKQVRAKALLEQWLTKKGTARAVLEGDSFVDKIVGKKFIENREKYVYDVTVDMHHNLICSGIVAGNCDGDEDSIMLLMDALLNFSRKFLPDTRGGRTMDAPLVLTSKLNPEEVDDEAWRVDISSEYPLEFYEDTMNYKTISELTKKPRLVADVIKTSEVFHIKFTHGTADVNDAPIKTKYVELGSMKDKVTAQLGLAEKIVAVNKDSVAELVISKHFLRDIKGNLRTFSEQKVRCATCNAKYRRVPLIGKCYCGGKLMLSVSEGAIRKYVEPTKHIIEKYKISPYLFQQFSLLEKDIDSLFGKKARQLGLERFNAK, encoded by the coding sequence ATGCAGACTGATGCACAGACTCAAAAATATTTTGACTCAATACAAAAAGAGGTTGACAATGCATATTCTATTGCAACAGCTGCTCGCGCAAAAGGTAAAGATCCCGAGACAACTGTTGAAATCCTTCTTGCAGAGGACCTTGCGGCAAGAGTCGAAGGCCTTGTTTCTACGTTTTTTCCAACGCTTTTTGGTTCAGGGTTGAAGGAAGGAATACGGGTGCTTGAGGGGAAGTACGGCAAAAATGACGAGCGAGTGGCGCTTCTTATCGGCAGGAATGTTGCAATAGGAAAATACGGAGATTTTGGAACCGCAGAAAAATTCGCAGAGGTCGGTTTGCGCATTGCAGTAGCCTATCTTACACTCGGTGTTGTGACTGCGCCTCTTGAGGGGATTTCAAAAGTTCTTATCAAAAAGAATGATGACGGAACAGATTATCTTGCAGTCTATTACGCAGGCCCGATAAGGTCTGCAGGAGGAACCGCCTCAGCAGTTTCTGTTCTTGCAGCGGATTTCATAAGAAAGGCGCTGAAAATAGGTGCTTACAAGCCCACAGAAGCAGAGATAAATCGGTATTTTGTCGAGGTCGAGGATTATTACACGCGCGTCACTGCAAAGCAATATCATCCGACAAAAGAGGAAATGACCGCAATAATAAAAAACGTTCCTGTAGAAATTACTGGAGACCCTACAGAAGAGCTTGAAGTCTCAACCTGCAAGGATCTTCCAAGAGTTGAAACAAATAAAATTCGTGGGGGGATGTGCCTGATTCTTCTTGACGGAATCCCGCTTAAGGCAGAGAAAGTTCTTGGCAGGGTGAAGAAATATCCTGAAGAATACGATCTTAAAAACTGGCTGTGGCTTGCAGATTTTGTAAAGCTGAAAAACAGCATTCATGCTGCAAAAAAGGTTGAGCTAAAAGACAATCCGAATGCGGCAAAATATACCCCTAAAGACACATATCTTTCAAAAGTGCTTGCAGGAAGGCCGATATTCTCACATCCTTCAAAACGCGGCGGTTTCAGATTACGATACGGCCGCTCAAGAACAGGAGGGCTTGCAGCAACTTCTTTGCACCCTGCTACGATGTGGCTTACAGAATTCATTGCAGTAGGCACTCAGCTTGCAACAGAGTTTCCTGGAAAGGCCACTGTTTGTGCGCCTTGCGATACAATAGATCCTCCGATAGTAAAACTTCGAAATGGAACCATTCTTGAACTAAGGACGCGCGAGGAAGTGAAACAGCACAAAACATCTGTTGAGTCCATTCTTTCTTTAGGGGATATTGTTGTTCCATATGGCGAGTTTGTGTCAAACAATCATATGTTGATGCCCTCGGCTTATTGCAAAGAATGGTGGCTGCTGGAATTGAAAAAAGCAATTTCTGAAAAGAATTCAGAGTATTCTTATGAAAAATATGCTTTAAAGCCGCCGACGATTTCGGAGGCTTTCGACATTGCGCGCGAGCTTGGAATACCGCTTCATCCGGAGTACAATTTCTTTTGGCATGATTTGTCAATCGGAGAATTGAAAGAACTCATTCAATGGTTTTCAACAGCTACAATCGAGAATGATGCTGAAGGCGAACGTGCTGCGCTTGCAAAGGCAGAATCATTTCGGATTCTTGAAATCCTTTGTACTCCTTGTACGGTAAAAGATGAAAAAGTAATATTGTCCGGAAAATCGCTTGGAGCATATTATTCGCTTGGAAAGCCGACAAAAGAGAATGTTGCAGATATTTTAGCATCTATTGCGCAGGAAACATCAGCCATGTCTGCAGTATCAAAACTTGCAGGAATAAGGGTGCGTGAACGGGGATTGACGCGCATAGGCATAAGAATGGGCAGACCAGAAAAGGCGGAAAAACGACTTTTGAAAGGCAAGCCTCAGATACTTTTTCCCTGCGGCATTGAAGGCGGAAAAATGCGCAATCTCATGGAGGCGTATTCCTCCGGAAAAGTAACTGCAGAATTTCCGGTCTTTAAATGCACTTCATGCGGTGCTGAGAATGTATTTTCTATGTGCCCAAAATGCAATGTGCGCGGAACTCCGAGAAATATTTGTCAGTCATGTAATTCCATTGTTGAAGCAACTATGCACTGCAACCAGCCTACAAAAAAATATCGTAAGATGACTATTAAATTGAAAGAGCTACTTGATGAGGCGTTCAAAAACATTTCAGTTGTTCAATTGCCAAAGCTATTCAAAGGCGTTAGGGGAGTTTCAGGCCCTGAGAGAAGCATGGAATATCTTGAAAAAGGCGTTCTTCGTACAAAATACGAGCTTTACGTGAATAAGGACGGCACTACACGATATGATGCTTCTGATATCTCAATGACACACTTCAAGCCATCTGAGCTTGGCGTTTCTGTTGCAAAGTTGAAATCCATAGGCTATGTGAATGATTATTTGGGCAGACCGCTTGAAAATGAGAATCAGATTCTTGAGCTGAGCGTACAGGATATTGTCATATCCGACAATGAAGAGTTCTCATCAGTAAATTACATGCTGAATGTCAGCAGGTTTATCGACGAGCTTCTTGTAAAGTTTTACAGCCTTCCGCCGTATTATAATATGAACTCAAGAGAGGATTTGGTGGGTCAGCTGGTTGTAGGGCTTGCTCCACACACATCTGCAGGCATAGTGGGCAGAATTGTAGGCTTTACTCGTTCAAAAGTATGTTATGCGCATCCATTCTGGCATGCTGGCAAAAGAAGGAATTGTTTTTTTGGCAACGAAAAAATTATTGTACATGATGGAAAAGAGTTTAGATTATCAACTATTCGCGAATTAGTGGAGACGAATCTTACGGATGGGGTTGAAACAGACGCTTTTGGAACAGAATATAAAACGATTGCTGGATTGAAAACATTTGCTTTTAATAAACTCACCAAAAAATTCGAGCTTTCGGATATGACGCATGTTTCAAAACATCCCGCTCCACAAATCCTGTTAGAGATTAAAACTAAGTGCGGAAGAAAAATAGTTGTTACCCCAGACCATCTGTTATTGAACAAATGCGGTGAAAAAATACGCGCCGAAGATGCGACCGAAGTCCTAATACCGTGGCAAATAGAAAACCCGATTACATCTGATGTTGAGAAAATAGATTTGCTTGATGTCGTTAATAACAGAAATGTTATGGTAAGAACCGAAGAGCAGATTTTTGGCAACGGAACAATTTTGTCGCAAATCAGCGCTAATCTTGGGATGAATTATAAAACACTCACTAATTATGTTTATCGAAAGTTTTATCCGCTTGATATTGTTGAGCATTTTAGCCAGAATCTATTCGAAAACAAAAAATATTTTCTTGGAAGCAAAAGGGATTCTATATCTATAAAGCCCGAGATTCTTCTTAACGAGGATTTTTTATGCATTCTGGGCTTTTATCTTGCCGAAGGATATACAAAGAAAAATCAAAAAAATACGCATCAGATTTCAATAACTGCCACTAAGGCGCGGGTGAAAGCGTATCTTGAAACGAAAATAAAGGATGTTTTTGGCTTGACGCCAAACACGTCCGGAAATGCAGTTACTATATGCTCGCGGTTTGTTTATGAATTATTTAATTATCTCGAAGTTGGAAAGGACGCGCGAAGCAAACGAGTTCCAAATTTTGTTTATTCTTTGCCAAAAGAAAAACTTGCCGCACTTTTAAGAGGATATTTTTCAGGCGATGGCTCCTGCGCCATTCAAAGCACTCTTGAAGTCAATGTTACCTCGGTTAATAAGTGGCTCATTGATTCTGTTTCAGTAATTTTGATGTTTTTGGGCATCAAACATTCAATTTATGAAGAAAACCGCGAAATAAAAAGCGAATTAATCTTAAAATTCTACGGAAAGCCCAAATTTTTGCATTCGTATAAAATAAGATTATATGGTGATGACGCCAGAAAATATATTGAGACAATAGGGTTTGTCGAAGATAAGCAAGTTCGCGCCAAAGCACTTTTGGAGCAGTGGCTCACAAAGAAAGGCACTGCGCGAGCAGTTCTTGAAGGGGATTCGTTTGTTGACAAGATAGTGGGCAAGAAGTTTATTGAAAACAGGGAAAAATATGTTTACGATGTAACTGTTGATATGCATCACAACCTTATTTGCTCGGGCATTGTTGCAGGAAACTGTGATGGCGACGAAGACTCAATAATGCTTTTGATGGATGCATTGCTTAATTTCTCTCGTAAGTTTTTGCCGGACACGCGCGGGGGGAGGACAATGGATGCGCCACTCGTCCTTACAAGCAAGCTTAATCCTGAGGAAGTGGATGATGAGGCATGGCGGGTTGATATCTCTTCAGAATACCCGCTTGAATTCTATGAAGACACCATGAACTATAAAACAATATCAGAACTTACAAAAAAGCCGCGCCTTGTTGCAGATGTAATAAAGACTTCCGAGGTCTTTCATATAAAGTTCACTCATGGCACAGCCGACGTTAATGATGCGCCGATTAAGACAAAGTATGTGGAGCTTGGCAGCATGAAGGACAAAGTTACTGCACAACTCGGTCTTGCAGAGAAGATAGTTGCCGTGAATAAGGATTCTGTGGCTGAGTTGGTTATTTCAAAGCATTTTCTTCGCGACATAAAGGGGAATTTGCGCACGTTTTCAGAGCAGAAAGTTCGGTGCGCAACCTGTAATGCAAAGTACCGCAGAGTACCTTTAATCGGGAAGTGCTACTGTGGAGGAAAGCTTATGCTTTCGGTGTCTGAAGGCGCGATAAGGAAATATGTTGAGCCTACAAAGCATATTATTGAAAAGTACAAGATATCGCCATATTTGTTTCAGCAGTTCTCGCTTCTTGAGAAAGATATTGACAGCCTGTTTGGAAAAAAAGCAAGGCAGTTGGGGCTGGAAAGGTTTAATGCGAAGTAA